In Haloterrigena turkmenica DSM 5511, a single genomic region encodes these proteins:
- a CDS encoding PLP-dependent cysteine synthase family protein, whose product MTSHEQPVDSVLETIGRTPLVALQDGPANVDLYAKLETFNPGASVKDRIGRYMLEAMLERGDVSEGGTIIEPTAGNTGIGFAIAAEQLGLEAIFVVPERFSVEKQQLMAALGAEIINTPTDAGMGGAIERAHELAAELDDAVVPQQFSNPLNVEAHYETTGPEIYEALDGEVGAVVAGCGTAGTLMGIAEYALEQDESTYVAAVEPEGSIYGEALGDDREEDEYKIEGIGTHDLATNELFDPDLVDAVYAIPDRDAHDELRRLAREEGHLVASSAGAASVAARRVAREISTGEIDAPHETVVTVFPDSSERYLSKGIYRSFEEWEG is encoded by the coding sequence ATGACGAGCCACGAGCAGCCGGTCGACTCGGTTCTCGAGACGATCGGTCGGACGCCCCTGGTCGCCCTGCAGGACGGACCCGCGAACGTCGACCTGTACGCGAAACTCGAGACGTTCAATCCCGGGGCCAGCGTCAAGGATCGCATCGGCCGGTACATGCTCGAGGCGATGCTCGAGCGCGGAGACGTCTCTGAGGGCGGGACGATCATCGAACCGACCGCGGGAAACACGGGAATCGGGTTCGCGATCGCCGCCGAACAGCTGGGTCTCGAGGCGATTTTCGTCGTCCCGGAACGGTTCAGCGTCGAGAAACAGCAGTTGATGGCCGCGCTGGGCGCCGAGATCATCAACACGCCCACGGACGCCGGGATGGGCGGGGCGATCGAGCGCGCCCACGAACTGGCCGCGGAGCTCGACGACGCCGTCGTCCCCCAGCAGTTCTCGAACCCGCTCAACGTCGAAGCCCACTACGAGACCACCGGCCCCGAGATCTACGAGGCGCTGGACGGCGAGGTGGGGGCCGTCGTCGCCGGTTGTGGCACCGCAGGGACACTGATGGGCATCGCGGAGTACGCCCTCGAGCAGGACGAGTCGACGTACGTCGCTGCGGTCGAACCCGAGGGCTCGATCTACGGCGAGGCGCTGGGTGACGACCGCGAGGAGGACGAGTACAAGATCGAGGGGATCGGCACCCACGATCTGGCGACCAACGAACTGTTCGATCCCGACCTCGTCGACGCCGTCTACGCGATCCCGGACCGGGACGCCCACGACGAGCTCCGGCGGCTGGCCCGCGAGGAGGGCCACCTCGTCGCCTCGAGTGCGGGCGCGGCGAGTGTCGCCGCGAGGCGGGTAGCACGGGAGATTTCGACGGGCGAGATCGACGCGCCCCACGAGACCGTCGTGACGGTGTTTCCGGACTCGAGCGAGCGCTACCTCTCGAAGGGCATTTATCGGTCCTTCGAGGAATGGGAGGGCTGA
- a CDS encoding alpha/beta fold hydrolase, protein MAELSLEDGTLWYETRGDGQPLVFIHGGWMNGQSWQPQVDRFDDDYEVVTFDVRGHGQTGATEADQYSVELFTDDLEALLSHLDLEAPILCGLSLGSMVVQEFMDRHPDRAAGAILGGAVRSMPPLNMPAELKPFMSPLPALTTSLSLTGSKTTFRSMLGSIRATTGERWLSVNPEIQSQAIDAVDEIGRDEFRKVFDALYRYEPSNLSHVETPTLVVHGEQEAPLVKRQGRQLVSEVGGAERLELSDSGHLVNLDRPNAFNSASETFLETASAA, encoded by the coding sequence ATGGCAGAACTCTCCCTCGAGGACGGCACGCTCTGGTACGAGACGCGCGGCGACGGACAGCCGCTGGTGTTCATCCACGGCGGCTGGATGAACGGGCAGTCCTGGCAGCCCCAGGTTGACCGCTTCGACGACGACTACGAGGTCGTTACCTTCGACGTCCGCGGCCACGGCCAGACGGGGGCGACCGAGGCGGACCAGTATTCGGTCGAACTCTTCACCGACGACCTCGAGGCCTTACTCTCGCATCTCGACCTCGAGGCGCCGATCCTCTGTGGCCTCTCGCTCGGGTCGATGGTCGTCCAGGAGTTCATGGACCGCCACCCCGACCGCGCGGCGGGAGCGATCCTCGGCGGCGCGGTGCGCTCGATGCCGCCGCTGAACATGCCCGCGGAGCTGAAGCCCTTCATGTCGCCGCTGCCCGCGCTCACGACGTCGCTGTCGCTGACGGGGTCGAAGACGACGTTCCGGTCGATGCTGGGATCCATTCGAGCGACCACTGGTGAGCGCTGGCTCTCCGTGAACCCGGAGATTCAGTCGCAAGCGATCGACGCCGTCGACGAGATCGGTCGCGACGAGTTCCGCAAGGTGTTCGACGCGCTCTACCGCTACGAGCCGTCGAACCTCTCGCACGTCGAGACGCCGACACTGGTCGTCCACGGCGAGCAGGAGGCGCCGCTGGTCAAACGACAGGGCCGACAACTCGTCTCGGAGGTCGGCGGCGCCGAACGGCTGGAACTGTCCGACTCGGGCCACCTCGTCAACCTCGATCGCCCGAACGCGTTCAACAGCGCGAGCGAGACGTTCCTCGAGACGGCCAGCGCCGCGTAA
- a CDS encoding RAD55 family ATPase — protein sequence MYDLAEVLPDADIEPGTNLLIAGPPLTGKREIAFDILASGANRGNGSIVVTTKDSADKVLETFTDSLDAGIDSNVGVVDCVTKQRGIGTVDDNPRIKYASSPVDMTGIGIKLSEFLQEFYEGQGLTENRVLLHSVSTLLMYSDLQTVFRFLHVFTGRIQSADAMGLYVIDSTAHDDQTMNTLKQLFDAVIELEEPADGEEPEIRTAGLSS from the coding sequence ATGTATGACCTCGCAGAAGTCCTCCCGGACGCCGATATCGAACCCGGGACGAACCTGCTCATTGCGGGCCCGCCACTGACGGGAAAGCGCGAGATCGCCTTCGACATCCTCGCCAGCGGCGCCAACCGTGGTAACGGTTCGATCGTCGTGACGACCAAAGACAGCGCCGACAAGGTCCTCGAGACGTTCACCGACTCGCTCGATGCGGGCATCGATTCGAACGTCGGCGTCGTCGACTGCGTCACGAAACAGCGCGGGATCGGCACCGTCGACGACAATCCGCGGATCAAGTACGCCTCCTCGCCGGTCGACATGACCGGCATCGGGATCAAGCTCTCGGAGTTCCTCCAGGAGTTCTACGAGGGACAGGGACTGACCGAGAACCGCGTGCTGTTACACTCGGTGTCGACGCTGCTGATGTATTCCGACCTCCAGACCGTGTTTCGGTTTCTCCACGTCTTCACGGGCCGCATCCAGAGCGCCGACGCCATGGGGCTGTACGTCATCGACTCGACGGCCCACGACGACCAGACTATGAACACGCTCAAACAGCTGTTCGACGCCGTCATCGAACTCGAGGAGCCGGCCGACGGCGAGGAGCCCGAGATTCGGACCGCCGGCCTCTCGAGTTGA
- a CDS encoding outer membrane protein assembly factor BamB family protein, translating into MRRIRCGDRGRRDLLSAAGIALTTGLAGCLGALEEDDDENENGNGRDGDSEPDGDSTEAAELRETLAAADPYRMHQYGPGHVGNAGDDGPTADVDAVWTFRKGDDDEYYEIGTPAVVDGTVYVPETHSVGDDGAETVVYAVDGATGEVEWEWPYPRGTTFGSTVVAEGAVVLGLGGSVVALEADAGTERWRLERDFSDSVTVADGTVYAINTTYADPPTLVAIDLETGRERWTVPLADGAVFWPTPPAVVDETVYQGGVELTALSAADGEQLWSKDFGNAVTGPPTVTDDACYVPLGDGTVAALDRDGTKRWRQPVEYGGRGSGMEFVTSPAVADGSLYVTNAFQLTALDAETGSAHWTTETGGDRSPVVADGAVYTSGLNAVEAYDRTDGSPLWRYRTDATSSSGEKLAPVVGGTVFFPSGGLHALRGADATSD; encoded by the coding sequence ATGAGGAGAATAAGGTGCGGCGATCGCGGGCGCCGCGACCTGCTCTCGGCCGCGGGGATAGCGCTGACGACCGGACTGGCTGGCTGTCTCGGCGCGCTCGAGGAGGACGATGACGAAAACGAGAACGGGAACGGCAGGGACGGCGACTCCGAACCCGACGGGGACTCGACCGAGGCGGCCGAACTGCGGGAGACGCTGGCCGCAGCCGATCCGTACCGGATGCATCAGTACGGGCCGGGCCACGTCGGAAACGCCGGCGACGATGGACCGACCGCCGACGTCGACGCCGTCTGGACGTTCCGCAAGGGTGACGACGACGAGTACTACGAGATCGGAACGCCGGCGGTGGTCGACGGAACGGTCTACGTCCCCGAGACTCACTCCGTCGGCGACGACGGTGCGGAGACGGTCGTCTACGCGGTAGACGGCGCGACCGGCGAGGTCGAGTGGGAGTGGCCCTATCCCCGCGGTACCACGTTCGGATCGACCGTCGTCGCCGAGGGAGCGGTCGTCCTCGGTCTCGGCGGATCGGTCGTCGCGCTCGAGGCCGACGCGGGAACCGAACGCTGGCGACTCGAGCGGGACTTTTCCGACTCGGTCACGGTCGCCGACGGGACGGTCTACGCGATCAACACCACGTACGCCGATCCGCCGACGCTGGTTGCGATCGATCTCGAGACGGGCCGCGAGCGCTGGACCGTCCCCCTCGCTGATGGCGCGGTGTTCTGGCCGACACCGCCGGCAGTCGTCGACGAGACCGTCTATCAGGGCGGCGTAGAACTCACCGCGCTATCGGCTGCGGACGGCGAACAGCTGTGGTCGAAGGACTTCGGGAACGCGGTCACCGGACCGCCGACCGTCACCGACGACGCCTGCTACGTTCCGCTCGGCGACGGTACCGTCGCGGCGCTCGATCGCGACGGAACGAAGCGGTGGCGCCAGCCGGTCGAGTACGGTGGTCGGGGGTCCGGGATGGAGTTCGTGACGTCGCCGGCGGTCGCCGACGGATCGCTGTACGTCACGAACGCGTTTCAGCTGACGGCGCTGGACGCCGAGACCGGCTCGGCGCACTGGACGACTGAAACGGGCGGCGACCGCTCGCCGGTCGTCGCCGACGGCGCCGTCTACACGAGCGGGCTGAACGCGGTCGAGGCCTACGACAGAACCGACGGCAGCCCGCTGTGGCGCTACCGGACCGATGCCACGAGTTCCAGCGGCGAGAAGCTCGCACCCGTCGTCGGCGGAACGGTCTTCTTCCCGAGCGGGGGACTGCACGCGCTCCGCGGAGCGGACGCGACATCGGACTGA
- a CDS encoding VWA domain-containing protein, which yields MVAESGDKKLSSLPFPAIVGQNELKRVLLAVATNDGLDGALIVGEKGTAKSTAVRGLVDLLPEQRAVADCPYGCAPDAPNLQCDDCRERDPEAMPVETRPVPLVTLPLGATRDRVVGTLSVEDALAGAADFDPGLLARAHRGILYVDEVNLLDDHLVDVILDAAASGVNTVERDGVSVSHPAEFTLVGTMNPEEGDLRPQLRDRFALQATVEGCREIDQRVEIIDRALETDASGAGGSDGPEPWTEYADETATLREELAAARDRLAEVTLPDDFKAEIADLCLEAGVDGHRGDVATARTAMTIAALEGRTTVIESDVHEAASYTLPHRLRSTPFEDEPDVEDLLEDRFDEESTDESESEDDADGDESADGGDGDESETESDDGETGTEPGGERSDGDGDDGESDGNDGDADSETDDSSPERRPDEGDDPTGGEPSPAEAGNGSDETGDSSESDSNDGDGSDGDGESGDEGDENAQPLVPGQQRADVAAVGEATSPDLETPDAESADAATASGSRASTAPSTDNRGARVRTEPASGDGPIDAAASVRSAATRGDSRVQKRDLRQSVRTGDTSATIVFAVDASASMRPAMRTAKGVVLDLLRDSYEHRDRVAFVAFAGEDADVLLPPTDSVSLAARHLKELPSGDRTPLPAGLETSRRVLERAETDASVVVCVTDGRANVADGSPTEATRRAARGLAAEDATVIVVDAGDDSRAGLSELVAAETGGEVVALEALSSETVRAAADHAASGGQ from the coding sequence ATGGTTGCAGAGTCCGGAGACAAAAAGCTGTCGTCACTCCCCTTTCCGGCCATCGTCGGCCAGAACGAGTTGAAGCGGGTGCTGCTCGCCGTCGCCACCAACGACGGCCTCGACGGCGCCCTGATCGTCGGCGAGAAGGGGACCGCGAAGTCGACCGCGGTGCGAGGGCTCGTGGATCTCCTCCCCGAACAGCGGGCCGTGGCCGACTGTCCGTACGGCTGTGCGCCCGACGCGCCGAATCTGCAGTGCGACGACTGCCGCGAACGCGATCCGGAAGCGATGCCCGTCGAAACCCGGCCAGTTCCGCTCGTGACGCTTCCGCTGGGTGCGACTCGAGACCGCGTCGTCGGGACCCTCTCGGTCGAGGACGCGCTGGCCGGCGCGGCCGACTTCGATCCCGGACTGCTCGCCCGCGCTCATCGGGGCATCCTCTACGTCGACGAGGTCAACCTGCTGGACGACCACCTCGTGGACGTCATTCTCGACGCGGCCGCCAGCGGGGTCAATACGGTCGAGCGTGACGGAGTCAGCGTCTCTCACCCCGCCGAGTTCACCCTCGTCGGGACGATGAACCCCGAGGAGGGCGACCTCCGCCCCCAACTGCGGGACCGCTTCGCCCTGCAAGCCACCGTCGAGGGCTGTCGTGAGATCGACCAGCGCGTCGAGATCATCGATCGGGCGCTCGAGACGGACGCCAGTGGCGCTGGCGGATCTGACGGGCCGGAACCCTGGACCGAGTACGCCGACGAGACGGCGACCCTGCGCGAGGAACTCGCGGCGGCCCGCGACCGCCTTGCCGAAGTCACGCTCCCGGACGATTTCAAGGCGGAGATCGCCGACCTCTGTCTCGAGGCCGGCGTCGACGGCCACCGCGGCGACGTGGCGACCGCTCGGACGGCGATGACCATTGCCGCGCTCGAGGGCCGAACGACGGTCATCGAGTCCGACGTTCACGAGGCCGCCAGCTACACGCTTCCCCACCGCCTCCGGAGCACGCCGTTCGAAGACGAACCCGACGTCGAGGACCTGCTCGAGGACCGCTTCGACGAGGAGTCGACGGACGAGAGCGAAAGCGAGGACGATGCGGACGGCGACGAGTCCGCGGACGGAGGCGACGGAGACGAGTCCGAGACCGAGAGCGACGACGGTGAGACGGGAACCGAACCCGGCGGCGAGCGCAGCGACGGTGACGGTGACGACGGCGAATCCGACGGGAACGACGGCGACGCCGATTCCGAGACCGACGACTCGAGTCCCGAGCGTCGACCCGACGAGGGCGACGACCCGACCGGCGGTGAGCCGTCGCCCGCCGAAGCCGGCAACGGGAGCGACGAGACCGGCGACTCGAGCGAATCCGATTCGAACGACGGTGACGGGAGCGACGGAGACGGCGAAAGCGGCGACGAGGGAGACGAGAACGCCCAGCCGCTCGTCCCCGGCCAGCAGCGCGCCGACGTCGCCGCGGTGGGCGAGGCCACGTCGCCGGACCTCGAGACGCCCGACGCCGAGAGCGCGGACGCGGCGACGGCGAGCGGTTCGCGAGCGAGCACGGCCCCAAGCACGGACAACCGCGGTGCTCGAGTTCGGACCGAACCCGCGTCGGGGGACGGCCCTATCGACGCGGCGGCGTCGGTTCGCTCCGCCGCGACCCGCGGCGACTCCCGGGTACAGAAGCGGGACTTGCGTCAGTCGGTCCGCACCGGCGACACGTCGGCGACGATCGTCTTCGCGGTCGACGCCAGCGCCTCGATGCGCCCCGCGATGCGCACCGCGAAGGGCGTCGTCCTTGATCTGCTGCGGGACAGCTACGAGCACCGCGATCGGGTCGCGTTCGTCGCCTTCGCCGGCGAAGACGCCGACGTCCTCCTGCCGCCGACCGACAGCGTCTCGCTGGCCGCGCGCCACCTCAAGGAACTCCCCTCGGGCGATCGGACGCCCCTTCCCGCGGGCCTCGAGACCTCGCGGCGAGTCCTCGAGCGCGCGGAGACGGACGCCTCGGTCGTCGTCTGCGTGACCGACGGCCGGGCGAACGTCGCCGACGGCAGTCCGACCGAGGCGACGCGACGGGCGGCCCGAGGGCTCGCGGCCGAGGACGCGACCGTGATCGTCGTCGACGCCGGCGACGACTCTCGGGCCGGCCTCTCGGAGCTGGTCGCCGCCGAAACGGGGGGCGAAGTGGTCGCCCTCGAGGCGCTGTCGTCCGAGACGGTCCGAGCGGCGGCGGACCACGCCGCATCGGGGGGACAGTAA
- a CDS encoding CoA-binding protein codes for MPVDTAEEIEEILEYETIAVVGCSSTPGKAAHDVPEYLLERGYDVLPVNPYADEIFDREVYDSLDDVEEAIDVVCIFRPSEEVSGIVDAALEREDVEVIWTQQGIRDDEAASRAEDDGRRVVQDRCMKVEHRRLAA; via the coding sequence ATGCCAGTCGATACCGCGGAGGAGATCGAAGAGATCCTCGAGTACGAGACGATCGCGGTCGTGGGCTGTTCGAGCACGCCGGGGAAGGCGGCCCACGACGTGCCCGAGTACCTGCTCGAGCGCGGCTACGACGTACTTCCGGTCAACCCGTACGCCGACGAGATCTTTGACCGAGAGGTCTACGACTCGCTCGACGACGTGGAGGAAGCGATCGATGTCGTCTGTATCTTCCGGCCGAGCGAAGAGGTGAGCGGGATCGTCGACGCGGCCCTCGAGCGCGAGGATGTGGAAGTCATTTGGACCCAGCAGGGGATCCGCGACGACGAGGCCGCGTCCCGTGCCGAAGACGACGGCCGGCGGGTCGTTCAGGATCGGTGTATGAAGGTCGAACACCGGCGGTTGGCCGCCTGA
- a CDS encoding uracil-xanthine permease family protein produces MTEQGDHVADGSDGADGADVAVSDDIEYGIDDKPPLGESFVLGIQHYLTMVGANIAVPLILAGAMEMPADVTARFIGTFFVVSGIATLAQTTLGNRYPIVQGAPFSMLAPALAIVFVVTNGGVGGGGWEAALLQLQGAIIVAATVQVAMGYLGLVGKLRRFLSPVVIAPTIALIGLALFDAPQITSAEQSWPLLGLTLGLILLFSQYLDVKARAFRLYPVILALIIAWVVAAALSAGGVITDAHPGYVALGDVTDTQPLLPIYPFQWGTPQITTAFVIGMFAGVLASIVESIGDYYAVANLTGSAAPSEKRINHGIGMEGLMNVFSGIMGTAGSTSYSENIGAIGLTGVASRYVVQLGAVVMLLFGFIGYFGQLVATIPDPIVGGLFIAMFAQIVAVGVSNLRHVDLDSSRNTFVIGFALFVGLAIPAYMGNFESTIAFREAIALESALAGQPGWLEAAAQAVVDTIFIIGSTGMAVGGLAALVLDNTIPGSREERGLAHWDRITEDESEFESFWDRWLGADDNAAFDAERQD; encoded by the coding sequence ATGACCGAACAGGGGGATCACGTAGCTGACGGGAGCGATGGGGCCGACGGAGCCGACGTCGCCGTCAGCGACGATATCGAGTACGGTATCGACGACAAACCGCCGCTGGGCGAATCGTTCGTTCTGGGGATCCAACACTACCTGACGATGGTCGGGGCGAACATCGCGGTGCCGCTGATTCTGGCGGGTGCGATGGAGATGCCAGCCGACGTAACGGCGCGGTTCATCGGCACCTTCTTCGTCGTCTCGGGGATCGCGACGCTGGCCCAGACGACCCTCGGGAACCGCTACCCGATCGTGCAGGGGGCACCGTTCTCGATGCTCGCGCCGGCGCTGGCGATCGTCTTCGTCGTCACGAACGGTGGCGTCGGTGGGGGTGGCTGGGAGGCCGCCCTGCTCCAGTTACAGGGCGCGATCATCGTCGCCGCGACGGTGCAGGTCGCGATGGGCTATCTGGGACTCGTGGGGAAGCTCCGCCGGTTCCTCTCGCCGGTGGTCATCGCGCCGACCATCGCACTGATCGGCCTCGCGCTGTTCGACGCGCCCCAGATCACTAGTGCTGAGCAGAGCTGGCCGCTGCTGGGGCTGACGCTCGGCCTGATCTTGCTGTTCTCGCAGTATCTCGACGTCAAAGCTCGAGCGTTTCGTCTCTACCCGGTCATTCTGGCACTGATCATCGCGTGGGTTGTCGCCGCGGCACTCTCCGCGGGCGGCGTCATCACCGACGCCCATCCCGGCTACGTCGCACTCGGCGACGTCACTGACACGCAGCCACTTCTGCCGATCTACCCGTTCCAGTGGGGGACGCCCCAGATCACGACCGCGTTCGTTATCGGGATGTTCGCGGGCGTACTGGCGTCGATCGTCGAGAGCATCGGTGACTACTACGCCGTCGCTAATCTGACCGGCTCCGCCGCACCGAGCGAGAAGCGAATCAATCACGGCATCGGGATGGAGGGGCTGATGAACGTCTTCTCCGGAATTATGGGCACTGCAGGCTCGACGTCCTACTCCGAGAACATCGGTGCGATCGGACTGACCGGCGTCGCCTCGCGGTACGTCGTCCAGCTCGGCGCCGTCGTCATGCTGCTCTTCGGCTTCATCGGCTACTTCGGGCAACTGGTCGCGACCATTCCGGATCCGATCGTCGGCGGCCTCTTTATCGCCATGTTCGCCCAGATCGTCGCCGTCGGTGTCTCGAACCTCCGCCACGTCGACCTAGACTCCTCGAGGAACACCTTCGTCATCGGCTTCGCGCTGTTCGTCGGGCTGGCGATTCCGGCCTACATGGGGAACTTCGAGAGCACGATCGCGTTCCGCGAGGCGATCGCTCTCGAGAGCGCGCTCGCGGGCCAGCCGGGGTGGCTCGAGGCCGCGGCGCAGGCCGTCGTCGACACGATATTTATCATCGGCTCGACCGGGATGGCCGTCGGCGGCCTCGCGGCGCTGGTGCTCGACAACACGATCCCTGGCAGCCGCGAGGAGCGCGGCCTGGCCCACTGGGATCGGATCACCGAGGACGAGTCCGAGTTCGAGAGCTTCTGGGACCGCTGGCTCGGGGCCGACGACAACGCCGCGTTCGACGCGGAGCGGCAGGACTGA
- a CDS encoding geranylgeranylglycerol-phosphate geranylgeranyltransferase has protein sequence MTAGETGRGLLELTRPVNVIAASVLPFIGAFVAGGVVDQPLRVATAVAATALAVGAGNAINDYFDREIDRINQPDRPIPRGAVSPRGALAFSLVCFGAAVVLAVMLPLAALAIAAINLVALVAYTEVFKGLPGLGNALVAYLVGSTFLFGAAAVGDMAPAAVLFLLSAITTLTREIIKDVEDVEGDREEGLNTLPIAIGERRALYVAAGLLAIGAAASPLPYFLLEDFGVAYLVVVGPAVAIMCYAAYESFSDPTAGQGHLKYGMFLAALAFIVGRAAAMPAVF, from the coding sequence ATGACAGCAGGCGAGACGGGCCGCGGTCTCCTCGAGTTGACGCGGCCGGTGAACGTGATCGCGGCGAGCGTCTTGCCCTTTATCGGCGCGTTCGTCGCGGGCGGGGTCGTCGACCAGCCGCTCCGGGTCGCGACGGCGGTCGCCGCCACGGCGCTCGCGGTCGGCGCCGGCAACGCGATCAACGACTACTTCGATCGAGAGATCGACCGGATCAACCAGCCCGACAGGCCGATTCCCCGCGGCGCGGTGAGCCCGCGCGGTGCGCTCGCGTTCAGTCTCGTCTGCTTCGGCGCGGCCGTCGTGCTCGCGGTGATGCTCCCTCTCGCGGCGCTGGCTATCGCGGCCATCAATCTCGTCGCGCTGGTGGCCTATACGGAGGTCTTCAAGGGGCTGCCGGGACTCGGGAACGCGCTGGTCGCCTATCTCGTCGGGAGTACGTTCCTCTTCGGAGCCGCCGCGGTGGGCGACATGGCGCCCGCGGCCGTCCTCTTCTTGCTCTCGGCGATCACGACGCTGACTCGAGAGATCATCAAGGACGTCGAGGACGTCGAGGGCGACCGCGAGGAAGGGCTCAATACGCTCCCGATCGCGATCGGCGAGCGCCGCGCGCTGTACGTCGCCGCGGGACTGCTCGCGATCGGCGCCGCGGCGAGCCCGCTTCCGTACTTCCTCCTCGAGGACTTCGGGGTCGCGTACCTGGTCGTGGTGGGTCCGGCCGTCGCCATCATGTGTTATGCGGCCTACGAGAGCTTCTCGGATCCGACAGCGGGACAGGGACATCTCAAGTACGGCATGTTTCTCGCCGCGCTGGCGTTTATCGTGGGGCGGGCGGCGGCGATGCCCGCCGTGTTCTGA
- a CDS encoding DUF5798 family protein — translation MGLGSTAKKIQSLSDRAEAMYKQVQQLQKRIISLEEEMDDTHDTVNRMDHQLTEQRALLLAIAEEHDIDGEQILADAAIDEAELEAEESDAATDETTDESADTDASDATAE, via the coding sequence ATGGGACTTGGCAGCACTGCAAAGAAGATTCAGAGCCTCTCGGATCGCGCCGAGGCGATGTACAAGCAGGTACAGCAGCTCCAGAAACGAATCATCTCGCTGGAAGAGGAGATGGACGACACCCACGACACGGTCAACCGAATGGACCACCAGTTGACTGAACAACGCGCGCTCCTGCTGGCCATCGCCGAAGAACACGATATCGACGGCGAACAGATCCTCGCCGACGCGGCCATCGACGAGGCCGAACTCGAGGCCGAGGAGAGTGACGCCGCTACGGACGAGACTACGGACGAATCGGCGGACACCGACGCGAGCGACGCGACGGCCGAATAG
- a CDS encoding DUF7511 domain-containing protein: MTVNETPIPDDEQAAATPLELLTDDEDVWTAVPADATGDERVTKWLSVDVDTLCDLENWQ; this comes from the coding sequence ATGACGGTAAACGAGACCCCCATCCCCGACGACGAGCAGGCCGCAGCGACGCCGCTCGAGTTGCTCACCGACGACGAGGACGTCTGGACGGCCGTCCCCGCCGACGCCACCGGTGACGAGCGCGTGACCAAGTGGCTCTCGGTCGACGTCGACACGCTGTGCGATCTCGAGAACTGGCAGTGA